The DNA region CGGCTGGGGTGTATCCGACTCCGGCCGCACGGCAACCGGCTTCTCTGTCGTGGACACCGTCCTGTTCGACCCGCAGACGCGTGCCCCCAAGCCGGCCGGTGCTCCCGGCCCGGGCCTCGTGGCCCGCCGCGGCCGGGTCCCGCTGCGCTACCGAGGTGATGCCGCCAAGAGCGGCGATACCTTTGTGACGATCGACGGGGAGCGCTACGCCCTCACCGGCGACCTCGCCGAGCTCGACCCGGACGGCCAGTTGCGCCTCATCGGACGAGGGTCCCAATGCATCAACTCGGGCGGGGAGAAGATCTTTCCCGAGGAGGTCGAGCAGATCCTGCGCGAACATCCGGACGTGATCGACGCGGTCGTGGTCGGTTTGCCCGACGAGCGGTGGGGTCAGAAGGTTGCGGCCCTGGTGGCTCCGTCTGACGGGGCGTCACCCAACGAGACGAACCTGCGTAGATATTGCCGGGAGCGGCTCGCGGGTTACAAGGTGCCCAAGCACGTGTTCGTCGTTCCGGCGGTGGAACGGACCATCGCGGGCAAGCTCGACTACCGGTGGGCCTCCGGCCGCGCCGCCACCCTGGCCCGAGCTCAGCAATCCTCCGGGAGCGCGCCGATGGAGGCGATTTCCTCATGAGCAGCGACCCCAAGACTCCACCGACCATCGAGACGGTCCGGGAGATGGCCGCACGGTGGAGCAACTGGGGGCGCTGGGGTCCGGAGGATCAGCTCGGCACCCTCAACCACCTCCGCCCGGAACACCGGGTGGCCGCGGCCCAGCTGGTTCGCACCGGCGACGTGCTCTCGCTGGCCATCCCGCTCGGCGAGGACGGGCCGCAGACGGCCGGGAGCGGCCGGTTCAACCCCATCCATCTGATGCGTTACGACGGTCGGGACTTCACCGCCCCGGGATCGGCCGATCGCGACCCGCGCCGCGGATACCTGCAGAACGCCGACGACATCCTCATTCTGCCGCTGCAGGCGGCGACGCAGTGGGACGGCCTCGCGCATGTCTTCTTCGACCAACAGATGTACAACGGGTACTCCGCCGCCGAGGTCTCCAGTTCCGGTGCGCGTCGCAACGCCATCACCACGGCGACCGACCGGATGGTGGGACGTGGAGTACTACTCGATGTTCCGGCCGCGGCCGGAGTCGCTTCGCTACCGCCTGGGTACGCCATCGGGTCCGCCGATCTCGAGCGCGCCGCTTCACACGCGGGTGTGACGGTGGGTTCCGGCGACTTCGTCCTTGTGCGCACGGGCCATCTCGCGCGTGCTCGGGCCGGCGAGGGCTGGGGGGACTACGCCGGGGGCTCCGCGCCCGGCATCGGACTCGACAGCGTGAGCTGGATCGCGGAGCACGAGATTGCGGGCCTGGCGACGGACACGTGGTCGGTCGAAGTCATCCCGGCCGAGACGCCGGACGTGATGTGCCCGGTCCACATCCTGCTGATCGTCATGCTCGGCCTGTGGGTCGGGGAGATCTTCGACCTGGAAGCGCTCGCCGAGCGTTGTGCCACCGACGGTCGCTACGAGTTCCTGTTCCTGGCGCCGCCGCTGCCGGTCACCGGCGGGGTCGGGTCGCCGATCAATCCGCAGGTGGTGCTGTGAGTCTTCCTCCTCTCGACGAGTTCGTCCGCCGGGCGCACGACTGGCTCAGCTCCGAGTGCCCGCGCGCGGCCGCGGACCGGGGCCTCAACGACGTCGCGGTGTTCCACTCCCTTCCGCACGACCGGGAGCGGGCGCTGATCTCCGGTGCGGGGGAGTGGCAGCGGCGCAAGATGGACGCCGGCTACGGCGCCATCGCCTGGGCGCCGAAGTTCGGTGGCGCGGGGCTCACCCCCGCGCACGCGCGGGCCTTCACGGCTGCGGAGGCGCAGTACGCGACGCCGGCCGACCACGAGCTGCGCCGGATCACGGTCAATCTCGTCGCTCCCACCGTTCGAGACTGGGGTACGGAGCAGCAGCGTGAGCGCTTCGTCCGGCCCTTCCTCCGCTGCGAGGAGTTCGTCTGTCAGTTGTACTCCGAGCCGGGAGCAGGGTCGGACCTCGCGGGGTTGGCGACACGGGCCGCCGCCGACGGGTCGGACTGGGTGATCAACGGCGCGAAGATCTGGGTCTCCGGTGCGCAGTTCGCGGACTGGGGATTCCTGCTTGCGCGGACCGATCCCGACCAACCGAAGCACCGTGGGATCACGGCGTTCCTGCTTCCCATGAACGTCGAAGGCATCGAAGTCCGACCGATCCGTCAAATGACTGGTGGTGCCTCGTTCAACGAGGTCTTCCTGACCGATGTGCGGCTGGCCGACGAGTTTCGCCTCGGCGCGCCGGGCGAGGGCTGGCGCGTGGCAACGTCGATGCTCGCCTTCGAACGTAGCCAGAGCGGATCGCGCG from Sporichthya brevicatena includes:
- a CDS encoding acyl-CoA dehydrogenase family protein encodes the protein MSLPPLDEFVRRAHDWLSSECPRAAADRGLNDVAVFHSLPHDRERALISGAGEWQRRKMDAGYGAIAWAPKFGGAGLTPAHARAFTAAEAQYATPADHELRRITVNLVAPTVRDWGTEQQRERFVRPFLRCEEFVCQLYSEPGAGSDLAGLATRAAADGSDWVINGAKIWVSGAQFADWGFLLARTDPDQPKHRGITAFLLPMNVEGIEVRPIRQMTGGASFNEVFLTDVRLADEFRLGAPGEGWRVATSMLAFERSQSGSRAGVGASAEQLLQLARRSTRIDPAVRDQVVRAYVHERTRMLTRQRADERSLHSTAPGPEGSMGKLLWVQGLQAIGDAAAAVLGPRIVADDGGPGTYAWSEHLLGAPGFRIAGGSDEIQRNILAERVLGLPAEPGPARSLPWRDQRRI
- a CDS encoding cyclase family protein; the encoded protein is MSSDPKTPPTIETVREMAARWSNWGRWGPEDQLGTLNHLRPEHRVAAAQLVRTGDVLSLAIPLGEDGPQTAGSGRFNPIHLMRYDGRDFTAPGSADRDPRRGYLQNADDILILPLQAATQWDGLAHVFFDQQMYNGYSAAEVSSSGARRNAITTATDRMVGRGVLLDVPAAAGVASLPPGYAIGSADLERAASHAGVTVGSGDFVLVRTGHLARARAGEGWGDYAGGSAPGIGLDSVSWIAEHEIAGLATDTWSVEVIPAETPDVMCPVHILLIVMLGLWVGEIFDLEALAERCATDGRYEFLFLAPPLPVTGGVGSPINPQVVL